A single Anopheles arabiensis isolate DONGOLA chromosome X, AaraD3, whole genome shotgun sequence DNA region contains:
- the LOC120906459 gene encoding hormone receptor 4-like encodes MDFSEALKIPIGKSHAPLPGGGIVNGGAPGSSAGGGGVGGGGGGGAGSVHLPDQQGAGYVTEKLYMLLQLYLQNKGWNPSVELLQCFAELKDTPVLPSAAYLQALASRVALDNQGRLVLRESGKIVLPYEHFANAVMLKHMSGPHGLHLSIEATVRAVMDSYTIGRDCFGMEKEFIVEVVQSCPSPACRYYKGQLGVGSYIDPSAFGATSGATASSSGAGAGGGGGAGGGGGGGGGVAPQPTLAPPPPPPAPGHLSSAEYLTHLQQQLGQQSAGLFELGVGERDPAKALLGQAAKHAKATASPQHQQPHMSAALFQQQQQQQSRAIVQPKAPPPFDGFSNLSAFDKQRMLQHLQDKQKHFEAGHVAPSHVVGTGVHGASVMSKQQQQQQAATLLHQHQTQALQSSAVPHHHLHHPSQQQQAQQPPSQLPPSVVSSQQQQQQQHAPPPTMVAPLMPPMMSQPQQQQQQQQQQQQQQQQQLAMQAHLSQPPLQTVNMDTGHKLSDYMRGAVDPHECVSAASSELLALHSGAWNQDRGAGDGAAISQDKIIRAFSELMRNIAKMKTFIRPSMCKPYGKQSESLQKTLFDTIQLLQMLRNCLPAPHIPVSSWKGTDGTGGGAETALN; translated from the exons ATGGATTTCTCTGAAGCGCttaaaattcctattggaaaaTCACACGCCCCACTGCCTGGGGGTGGCATCGTGAATGGTGGAGCTCCGGGCAGCAGTGCCGGTgggggtggtgttggtggcggcggcggcggtggtgctggCAGTGTACACCTTCCGGACCAGCAGGGAGCAGGGTACGTGACGGAGAAGCTGTACATGCTGCTCCAGCTCTACCTGCAGAACAAGGGCTGGAACCCGTCGGTCGAGCTGCTGCAGTGCTTTGCCGAGCTGAAGGACACGCCGGTGCTGCCCAGCGCGGCCTACCTGCAGGCGCTGGCGAGCCGCGTCGCGCTGGACAACCAGGGCCGGCTGGTACTGCGCGAGTCCGGCAAGATCGTGCTGCCGTACGAGCACTTCGCGAACGCGGTCATGCTGAAGCACATGTCCGGGCCGCACGGGCTGCACCTGAGCATCGAGGCGACGGTCCGGGCCGTGATGGACTCGTACACGATCGGGCGCGACTGCTTCGGGATGGAGAAGGAGTTCATCGTCGAGGTGGTCCAGTCCTGCCCGAGCCCGGCCTGCCGCTACTACAAGGGCCAGCTGGGCGTCGGGTCGTACATCGATCCGAGCGCGTTCGGCGCCACTAGCGGCGCCACTGCCAGCTCGAGCGGTGCCGGAGCGGGcggtggaggaggagcaggaggaggaggaggaggaggtggtggagtAGCACCACAGCCAACGCTagcaccgccgccaccgccgccagcgCCCGGGCACCTGAGCTCGGCGGAGTATTTGACGcatcttcagcagcagctcggccaGCAGAGTGCCGGTCTGTTCGAGCTGGGAGTGGGCGAGCGCGATCCGGCCAAGGCGCTGCTCGGGCAGGCGGCGAAGCACGCCAAGGCGACCGCATCgccccagcaccagcagccgcACATGAGCGCCGCACtgtttcagcagcagcagcagcagcagagtcGTGCCATCGTACAGCCGAAAGCTCCGCCACCGTTCGACGGGTTCAGCAATCTATCCGCGTTCGACAAGCAGCGGATGCTGCAGCATCTCCAGGACAAACAGAAGCATTTCGAGGCGGGCCACGTGGCACCGTCGCACGTGGTCGGCACGGGCGTGCACGGTGCGTCCGTAAtgagcaagcagcagcagcaacagcaggcagCGACACTGCTACATCAGCACCAAACGCAGGCCCTGCAGTCGTCGGCGGTGCCGCATCACCATCTACACCATccctcgcagcagcaacaagcacAACAGCCACCGTCGCAACTACCACCATCGGTGGTATCctcccagcaacagcagcagcagcaacacgcaCCCCCACCAACCATGGTGGCACCACTGATGCCGCCGATGATGAgccaaccgcagcagcagcaacagcaacaacaacagcaacaacagcagcagcagcagcagctggccaTGCAAGCTCACCTGAGCCAGCCACCGCTGCAGACGGTCAACATGGACACCGGGCACAAGCTGTCCGACTACATGCGCGGTGCCGTCGATCCGCACGAGTGCGTGTCGGCGGCCAGCAGCGAGCTGCTCGCGCTGCACAGCGGCGCCTGGAACCAGGACCGGGGCGCCGGCGACGGTGCCGCCATCAGCCAGGACAAGATCATACGCGCGTTCAGCGAGCTGATGCGCAACATCGCCAAGATGAAGACGTTCATCCGGCCGAGCATGTGCAAACCGTACGGCAAGCAGTCGGAAAGCTTGCAGAAAA cACTGTTCGACACCATACAGCTGCTGCAGATGCTGCGCAACTGTCTGCCGGCACCACACATACCCGTCTCCTCCTGGAAGGGTACCGATGGGACAGGCGGCGGTGCCGAGACGGCATTGAACTGA
- the LOC120906685 gene encoding tRNA methyltransferase 10 homolog A has protein sequence MEESLTNTARDEPAIQQETTTMETDCPKDEQCPIVPEADKTPTVPEVAQSQSALEAPPEADRSDEPDKPNGTLSKRQRKKLLKLENWEQRKKEKRQKEKEKMKAKRLEAIQQGLPVRTGPSRKELKRRKVSYAEATIEIAVDLSFDQLMIDKDVAKCVKQLLRMYTLNRRSARPVPLHFVGIEPGGAVERHLARNDGYRHWDVRFSSEHFMQLFKPSRVVYLTSESEHVLERLEQGCVYVIGGLVDHNQHKGHCYQLAQQHGIRHARLPLAEHLVIKTRTILTINQVFEILLNVHMGKEWQQTLLEVLPARKGVTPKTVPLATEDGAKATESGNAEDCQATAEQSG, from the coding sequence ATGGAAGAAAGTTTAACTAACACTGCTAGGGATGAACCCGCCATCCAGCAGGAAACGACGACGATGGAGACAGACTGTCCAAAAGATGAGCAGTGCCCGATAGTACCCGAGGCAGACAAGACCCCGACCGTGCCGGAAGTGGCGCAAAGTCAATCTGCACTCGAAGCCCCACCGGAAGCCGACCGAAGCGACGAGCCGGACAAACCGAACGGCACCCTCTCCAAGCGGCAGCGCAAAAAGCTGCTCAAGCTAGAGAATTGGGAGCagcggaaaaaggaaaagcgccagaaggagaaggaaaagatGAAGGCGAAGCGGCTGGAAGCGATCCAGCAGGGGCTGCCGGTGCGCACCGGTCCGAGCCGGAAGGAGCTGAAGCGGCGAAAGGTGAGCTACGCCGAGGCGACGATCGAGATCGCCGTCGACCTGAGCTTCGACCAGCTGATGATCGACAAGGATGTGGCCAAGTGCGTGAAGCAGCTGCTGCGCATGTACACGCTCAACCGGCGTTCGGCCCGCCCGGTGCCGCTGCATTTCGTCGGGATCGAGCCGGGCGGTGCGGTCGAGCGGCATCTCGCCCGCAACGATGGCTACCGGCACTGGGACGTGCGGTTCAGCAGCGAGCACTTTATGCAGCTGTTCAAGCCGTCCCGCGTCGTCTACCTGACCAGCGAGTCCGAGCACGTGCTGGAGCGGCTCGAGCAGGGTTGCGTGTACGTGATCGGCGGGCTGGTCGATCACAACCAGCACAAGGGCCATTGCTACCAGCTGGCGCAGCAGCACGGCATCCGGCACGCCCGGTTGCCGCTCGCCGAGCATCTGGTGATCAAGACGCGCACCATCCTCACGATCAACCAGGTGTTCGAGATACTGCTGAACGTGCACATGGGCAAGGAGTGGCAGCAGACGCTGCTGGAGGTGCTACCGGCCCGCAAGGGCGTCACGCCGAAGACGGTGCCGCTGGCCACGGAGGATGGTGCGAAAGCGACGGAGAGTGGCAATGCGGAGGACTGCCAGGCAACCGCGGAGCAGAGCGGTTGA